The Prunus dulcis chromosome 3, ALMONDv2, whole genome shotgun sequence genome segment TCTACATTATTCTCCTCTAAAAACCGGAGAAATCGCAAAATATGAACTCCCTAACATGCCCTTCAAAATTGGgaagaagggaaaaacaaaaattccatACACAAGTAGtagaaaccaaaaaaccaaGCATCCTATAATGTTACATTTTGCGTTTTAAATTAAGGTCATTATTGAGTGATCAGAGAATGGAGCATTGGGAGTCTTCCGGCCGCGGCTGCGGCCGATGGTAGTGGTGTACGTGGTGCGCTGTTGTTGTTGCAAGGGTTCTATCCTGAGTGCGATCGTAATTAGTCCCATAACCATTTCCATGTGTGTTGTAAGTGTCAACAACAGGTTTGACACCAGAGAAGTGATAATGTTGTCCAGAATGAACCCTCAGCAGCTGTGCATGCTTCCCTGCTTTTGCAAATAACGTCAGAAGGGTGCTCGGATCCACCGTCCCCGAAACACATGCTATTCCGGCTTGTGCATCAATGGTATAAGATACTCCTTCAATAATTATaatcaaaattgaattaagTGATAAAAAACAATagtattagtttttttattttttatacaagcgatagtctaaactactctaatgTATAATATATGAGAAGGACTCAAATTTTGGGGGCCGAATCACTACCCTGACCAACTGACCTAACTCACATAATTTGTATATAGTATATGGGAAACAAGCATGCTTACCACTGACATTCTTCAAAACTTTGGTCATGGTCTTATGCCATCCAGGGGAACGGGTATCCAATTTCAATTCACAAGTCTACAAAaccatttttgaaaaaaaatttaaaaaaacaaaaaaaacaaaaaacttggaaattaaGAACAGGGAAATAAACGACACTAACCATGAAACCAGTATTGGCATTGGACTCCGACAtgatgagagaaaactaaacTTTGGTCGTAAATGAGTGTAGAAAAAGTGTCTGTTTCTTGGTGTGCACTTTTCTGGTTTAAAAACAGAGCTAGCGTTGGgtgtttaaatagaaaattagtaGGTCGGTCCTCTAGAAAATTAGTGAAATCATCACTAATTaaccaatcaatcaaacacaTTTTAACCGGTGATTTCAAACTATTAGTATTAATGTTAGTTTTATGGTAAATCTGTTCTCTTCTTTGTCTTGCCCTTCATGAGATTCAACCAGGCGAAGATCTCTGGGAATACAATTTTCCATTTGGAGGATCACTCCATATTTCTGCATACAAACAATCTCTAGGATTTGGAGATATCTCATTCTCATGGCTAACAAGTTGCTACATTTATGACTCTACAGGATCCCACAACACCATTTTCTTCACAATTTTGCGGTAGATTTGAAATGTGAGCATCAATTGTTTTAGCTCGGTGACCTTATCCATGATCTGCTATAATTAATATTTCTCGAGCGATTCTTGGGTCTCACCACTTGTATACAGTTATGTGTCTAACTCTCGGGAACGTTACGTGAGGAAAATGTTTGTATACAGCTAGAGATAAGGTAGATTTTCTCGGAACCCTACCATCAATGCACCAAGTGAGAAAATTGGTATAGGACAATGTCTAAAATGTAATGAATCCACTTCCTATATAAGGTTACTACAGTATTTATTAGGTCCATCTAATTCTACGCATCAGAGAGACAGTTTTAAAAGCTTACTCgttcttttttaatacaaatgatTATTTTAGGTAAAGATTTGCAAGAATGGATTTCTATATCATATCACCTTTAATTCCGGCATTATTGTGTATGGAAAAATTCTATGGGATCTCCAATGTCCCTCCGTCGACTGAGAGATATGAAACAATGTCGGTATCTTCCTCTAATAGCCTTTTCAGCTCAGTGCTCCTATGcatacttttgaaaaattctTCTCAACCAATTGGAACCACCCACGACGTATCgcttctcaattttcaaacGGTATATGCTTCTTATTAATTATTTCTCTTTCATTAATCCGTCCACGTGATATAATACTGGTGGATGAATGATTTTGTTACTAGAACCCAGAAAGCGCAGAGTTGGTGGAAGTTTTGAGAAGAGCATCGATGGCAGACAGAACGATCATACTTACCATTGTTGAGGAAGCCTGGACTGGTACTGGCTCTGTTCTTGATCTCTTCCTAGAGAGCTTTCGGATTGGCCAAGAGACCAAATGGCTCTTGAATCACTTGATCATTGTCACTGTAGGCAGGCAAGCATTTCAGTACTGCAAGTCCCTGCATCCCCATTGCTTCCAGCTCACACCAATTGGAGTATCGAAACCTCCTACCGGAGAGCAACTTCACAAGCACAGTCGGGATAGACATGACCTGCTACATAAAGTGCTTCAACTAGGCTACAATCTTGTTTTCACAGTAAGGTTTCTTGTTCCTTGTGTGACGGTTGAAATCAAGATTGGATCATGCAGATCGTAATTGAAACTTAACTTGGCTGCAGGTGGTGGATGTTAAGTGGTTCAGAAACCCAATACCACACTTCAACCCCCAAGATGAAGTCACAATTCCATGCGGTCTCGAACTGAAATATGGAAGCAATAAACAGGATAGGGGGCTCTTTTATGTGAAATCAAATGATATATCAGTCGAATTCTTCAACTACTTGAAATTGGTCGGGGTCCTATACCCCGACACTCCTTTTGAATCTCTCTGTGAGATTGCAACAGAACAGGAGATTATGGAAATGCATGGAATGCGCATAAAATTTCTTGATAATGCTTATTTTGGTGGATTTTGTCAGCCACTTCAGAACAATAGTGAAGTTTATACCATGCAAGCAAACTGCTGTGAAAAGACTGAAAGTAAGGTCCATGATCTAAAGCTTGTCCTAGATGATTGGAACAACTTCACAGGACAATCATCAAATAATAGCTTGGGGACATTGTCTTCATGGCGAGCCCCAGACAAATGCATCCAATAAGAATTTGCTTATTGCTGCTACATTCAGTTTACTTGCAGAGAATTAATCATGATTAAAATTCTGGATTCAATTCTTATATGCAACGAGGATTCCATTATTTTCACAATTACGTAAGGGGAGCAGGGATCAGTATTTATCAAGTATTTCTCCATAATGCTAGGCTTCTATGGTTGAgagtaaaaagagaaaaaaaaaaaaaaaaagtgagaaacTTATGTAAAACTAAGAATGAAGGCTACAGAATTTATCTATTTGAACTTTTCTAGTGCTCCATACACATGTTTTCACATCACATACCAAGTACTTCAGAACTTGGAAGCAGCAACAGAGAGTTCTtgaatttatcttttatttaagCTTCAATGATGGAAGCTTGCAATTTGGCATATACATGGGGAAAAAGGCGGCAACAAAATTAGCCAGATAAAAGCATCACAATTAACACATATTATCCCCATACAGAAGCACGAATGAAGTATCATaacattataaaaattaagataGAAAACAGATTTTGCTTGAAGTCAATGGAAGAACTGAATACAACTCTTATGCAACTTACATGGACCAAAGCCTCTCTACACCAAGGGTGGATATTCCTACAAATCAAAGGATGCACAGAATGTGATCAATAGGGTATGTCTCCTTGAGGTAGATCCCAGTTATCGCCGTCATCATCGCTCTTTTTGGTTTCAGGGACTTCTGGCTTCTGCTGAAAAGGTCTTGAAAAGGGACGCCGGCTGATAAAAGACACGAGCATTCAATAATCATTTTCCATGGGGGAGACTAATCAAAAGAAGTCATTCAAGTCTGTCTGTAATTT includes the following:
- the LOC117623626 gene encoding uncharacterized protein At4g15970-like, with amino-acid sequence MSVSSSNSLFSSVLLCILLKNSSQPIGTTHDVSLLNFQTNPESAELVEVLRRASMADRTIILTIVEEAWTGTGSVLDLFLESFRIGQETKWLLNHLIIVTVGRQAFQYCKSLHPHCFQLTPIGVSKPPTGEQLHKHSRDRHDLLHKVLQLGYNLVFTVVDVKWFRNPIPHFNPQDEVTIPCGLELKYGSNKQDRGLFYVKSNDISVEFFNYLKLVGVLYPDTPFESLCEIATEQEIMEMHGMRIKFLDNAYFGGFCQPLQNNSEVYTMQANCCEKTESKVHDLKLVLDDWNNFTGQSSNNSLGTLSSWRAPDKCIQ